The Stigmatopora argus isolate UIUO_Sarg chromosome 6, RoL_Sarg_1.0, whole genome shotgun sequence region CTGATACCAGGGTGGTACAGCTCATGATGGATTATAGCAACCGCACCAGTGCCCATGCAAAGCTAATGTCTATATAAGCAGGTGTCAACTATGACattgtgcgtgtttgtgtggttATGACATCCATACAATATGATATGTAGATGTGAATTAATATAATGCATCAAATTTagactttctgttttgctaTAACTGGCCCAACTAACCCCACGTCCTAATTTGCATAttgtattcataaaaataacaattatagaaaaaatattttgcttagTTGTAATAAGATGTTGCATGACTAGATGTGGTATATATTCGATTCTGTTTATTATAGTAAATTGATCATATACGGTAGAAAGAAGTTGTGATGTTATGATTTATATAATTCATGTAATAGTGAATGTGCAAAGCCATATGCAGTATTTTTAGTCAGTTTGCAAATGGGAATAGAAAATATCTTTCTTCAAACAATGAAACTGGATGTCACTTAAGTCAATATGGAATGTTTGCAAAACTAGGAATGTTGTCATTAATTATGCAAATAAAGAGTAAAGATTAGAGCAAAAGCCAGTCTGAGGTATTTCATCTCAGAGTCTTTCACTTAAAATAGATCTCATTCTAAATTTTGTCCCATGTTTCAgcaattcaaagaaaaaaaatacaaagcctTGCACTTCTTTGTGGCTATCTGCCACTCCATCAAGACACTGCTGCTACCTGCCTTTTCATGAGCCGCACATAAATTGCTGTGAAGTGTTGTGCTGGCGGGTTAACAAGGATTTGCGCAGCCCTTATCTTCCCTTTGAACACAACTTTGATGGAGACAGAGATTTCAGATAAACAACCTGGGGTATTGTACGATTGGAGCCTTGTAAACAAGTGTTTGaacaaaaagtgcaaaaacatCACAAGGTCTGAAATTCCAGGAGGATTTGAGACAGATTCCAAAATTTCATCAATGTTTTGATGTTGCATCTTTTAGttgtggaccgtcagggcctgcaaggccttctctgctggcataaaaaaatatctgaatcacagactgatgttaattatattttgttcatgaatacttatcaaagaattccaaattgtctgtcagcttcctttcattgcttttcccctggttgcacagggaggaaaccaaagtacctggaggaaacccacacaggcccagggagaacatgcaaactctacacagatggacgtgagctggatttgaacccaggaccccagagctgtgaggttgaCACACTTACCACTTGCTCCACCAGGCCACTATTTCcagatgtgtgtgtttatatttaagcatttaactaaGCACATTTAAGCCGTTATATGTTgctagggtcagaaatctacctggaagCTTTCACAGTCAATTCTGCAGGCCCTTCAGCATAAAATAAGCATCGATAAaattgttgctttaaccaaccaGATTTTGCCCCCTtgcagggatacgtcatcactttcacaaactatgattggaaGAGTAGAAACTGTATTCGgatcgagctgcacaagcagatatacatattcctaaataatatttcaattgtatgacgttaatattgatgctttttgtatgtgttgcagctgtagctgcagtaaaggttttatagccataaaatagttattgagggttggattgattcagacctAGCAATACTGAAGGCGTAGAtgtgaaatgcacaaaaaaaacagacagaaaaTATACGGAATTGTTCtcataataacgtgtattagtCTAATATACgtcattatgaaaaaaaaacagcctatTTTTTGCGTGTCAGgtcgaggtcagagttcaagtggccgccatttttaaaaaggcggAAGAGCCAGGAGCAATGAGCTAGTAGGCAGTGGGCTtcagagcagctcagaagtgacgatttaccgaagaaagacccgataaAGCTCTCAcgggacaatgcagcgcattcggtacgttgtcatttggggatttcgaagccccagttctcattttaagagtgctttttgacggtaGGTTGCGCCGAtcgcgtgatgtagccccacgcagatggagacagaaaaatgtttgctaTCAAATTGCCTACATTGCGTTAACTATAGCTCTTTGTTTAATAAGAAataattccattgtgtgtttcagttcctcaacgagcacagattgTATGGAAtacaagaatgtggccaaaacggccaaaaggagcaacttgtcgacgtcaacgagctgtttgtcagctaagtgagtggttttttttttaaaatattttcagtgttCTCGATCCTTGTAATAATTAAatatcagcgttcagtattcacggctttgttaattatttttccatcatgatacattcaaattttgaatgaaaaagcaCTTTAACTGGCTTGGTGTTGCTTTTTAATAGCAAAGACCTGTGTGGCTAACTCGCACCCAGACAAGTGCCATCTAGTGGAGGTTTAAGGAATAATCAGTATACTTCTAGAATATACAgcaatcccttgattatcgcggttaatgaaAACCAGATATGGCcatgataaacgaaaaaccgcgacgTAGGGTCAAccctatttatgaaaaaaatatataatatttaactTCAGTGATGAGTCCTAATAGCAAGCGGAGTGGCTTCCAtttgcaagtttcagtgtgaatttatacatttttatgaatgaaaaaaaattcccccagaaaaaaatctacgATTTAGAAAAACTGAAAGGTAAAGCCGTGATATTCGACATATTACCATACACCTACCCTCGgcttgttttcccttcactttctcaaaggaagacctcagggcttggaccttctcatttttaaatgtggttttgacaaacattcattcaacaaaagtgcaggggtcatttttgacttgggtttataaatggtaaaatatcaatttttttcctcagtgcaagaagacaaaaatgatgactttttgggatatttatttaaaaaaaaaaaggatttgcaATGATGGACTGAAAAACTCATCCAGTATGAAAGAACatgggtcatttgtgcatcaaaaggGTTAAATAAGTAATTTCATGATCACACtggtgttttgtagatgtttaaagcCATCGAGACGGATgaggtgaaagctgtcaaaatcgaCGAAGACCAAAGAAATCAAGGCAGGAGTTGTGGATGAGGTaagacccaagtgtttcaggttatttattttatttcttgtgtactaaacctaccaAATTTGTCTCTTGCTTTTCTTCAGAGTCCACCCAAGTTGACCAAATCAAGACACGGTGATTGGTGCAATCTTGGATACCAACATCCCCTCACTGGTACTCGTcgttatagagcaggggtctccaacgccagtcctcgagggccccttgtccagtatgttttccatatctcccaccacatctgaatcaaatgatcagcaagctgtccaggggCTTGATCACAATCCtttgattttggtgtgttggaagacatggggaaTTAGACTGGATAGAGGCCCCTGAGGACTGGAGTCCCCTGTTATATTAACTCTTATTTTTGAGTTTCTGCcttggacaaaaagaaaaagcaaaccaaGCCACTGATTTCAGTCATCAAAggggtatgtctaatatttccattttttccccctcctgtgGCTTAAATTTTGCttgccttcttttgcagtgggatgaaaGGCTGCTGACAGACATGGCACTCCTGGTAAATATCTTTTTGATAGAAAAAACTACTGACCTAATTTGTACCCAGTCTATTTTATAAATATTGGACTTGGTGTATGTGTTTGACTTTTTCTTCCAGATTTCCACTGATGGATGACTTATGCAAAGGTGCCTTTGAAAGCCCcaatttttgtggaaaaataaaagttgttgAAATTATacatgtcatattcttcatttaCCCAACAAAATAATGCAAGTAACATGATGTATTCAAGATTTTATTAATACACAAAATTACATTGAACAGTTGATGTGATCCATCTTATTTTTGTCCACCTGCAAatattttcagaagaaaaatgttaaacacttagtaaattttttttatagacaCAATTGAAGAGTTTTACACTTAgaataaaatttttaaaaacacaacacTTAGTCAAAAAAATTGCACATGAAAGCAGAATTTCACacttagaatattttttttaaaaaaatacttaggAAACAgaacacaattttattttaaaaaaaaaaaaaagacccatgaAAGGGTTTTAGGTCTTTTTTcaccaagtgttttaaaaaagacaattgctGCTCAAATCTCCTTTATTTGTTggcttaaattaaaaaaaaatcttaccttGCGGGTCTGTCCTCTCACTTTGCCACCATGAACCAGAGAACTCTGGACTTTACCTATAAGAGGGGGAAGTGAAACTTCACATTGAGGTACTTAAGcttttaatttggatgaatacttggatattctacaataaaggAATAAATGtacctctcagaagactgccagTGTTCAGCgaggcatcatcttcaagtgggtgACCTGGGAAGATCGTCTGGACACGGGCCTGATgcgagcaaaaaaaagaagccaatGTTATCATAtttagagactggagattcaacagataggcttaggtgGTTTTACCTGGATCTGGCCCTGTAACCAACGTTGTGAGTGATCTGGGCACCCAGAAAGAGCTGTATCTTGACGCTAAACAAGGAAAATTTGATTTAGCCATGATATTTGGGAgttgacaaacaattattacaggaaagaagAATCTTACAAGATATtaaataaacgatcaagacaaagaatgaaaataagtttgagTATTCCTTGCTATTTTCCCGTTACCAGACAAGACGATTAAACATTAACGTAAACAACTAGGAGACAGTTGGCTTAACAAattttgtataagtgatttttttggtgaaaacagaacaattacaaattggaaaagggtgTTTAGCATTCGGAGTGATAACTATCATTACTTAGAACACACCAGGAGCTAAAATgtgcctctggatgtcatttttgagtgagcctttacctagccaaactgtccgttgatgtctcggccttgtttgattaaattaaaaagacccacgactacacgactcaataatggagaaaacggacaacatactttttaagtcaaatgggaagcgttggctaatgctaagctaactaGTCACATgcggcacacagccggtgaggAAAAGTAGCCCAAACTTAAGTTGCCGACGGTCTGTTCGagctggcattaaactaacagatttgttggcatttttggctcaattgatgcCTAACAAATCTACctatagcgtgataaaaatgcacttaggccagtaattTGCCTTACGGCGCCTTACCTCGTCGTCCAACAGCATGTAAACGCTGTTTCAAAGGGCGAGAtgctgcgcatgtgcttaatttacgcgCAGCTGCGtggacaataggcgtaaccgcGCCGACGTCATCCCGCCAtcttgaatgtggaaaaaatggtGGCTTGCTTAACGCGCTTCCCGAAGTAGTTTGTCCTCTCAACTGCAGTTTGTATCTACACAAAAAGGAACATAATGCAATACGTAAACGTTTTATTTCATGATACCTCCACTTTTTGCGAGAGCTAAAACACCAATAGTTTGGTTATTGTTCCAAACTGCTCTTCAACCCATTTATTGTACAGTTTGACACACTTTGGTTTGATTTATTCAATTATTAATTTTTCTTAACACTTGCAATGTTCAGTCTAACGTTTAGACAGTTTAGTTTAATCCAATTACTCTACTGTGATTCTCACTCCTCTCACCCTAGTTTAACCAATTTTTGTCCTACTTTGTCAGTCAATTCTTGTTGAATAATGACAGTACTCTGCCATATTGTGACTTTAATTTTGCTTGTGGTATAATAACTTGGGCGTGATTAACATAGCAGTTTTCACTATACAATGCCCATGTAGTTGATTGGAAAAATTCTGACTCACAGATTATTTTATAACATTACTTTTGAAATCTTGTGTGTTATTTGAAATCCATTCTGACGACATGCTTTTCTCCAAAAGTTGTGTTTTGCAAACATGTCACACACAAAAGCAGGTGAAACAAAGGATGGCAAAGGTGCAAAATGACTACCATCCCACATAATATCATATATGAATACAAAAATTTATAGTTATGATAAAAAATATACTTACAGGGCCTTTCAAAGGGCCAAGGAACATTGGGCCAATATTTGATAGGTTAACTCTATTTCAATCTCAGTGCATTTGGGCTTAATCAAATTGAGATTGGCATCATTCTAGTTTATGAAAGGCCATTTCCTTTCTTCTTCAGTGGAGATCCAGATGCGCATGATAATGTGGGCCAACAGTCCGTCAGCCGCTCAGCCAGCCGTCAAGTCTTTGTGCAGCACCTCAGGTTCCCTCCACCGAGTCACAAGCAAGAAGGTTATGACTTGGTCGCCAAGAAGGCTCACTTTGTCTGTTCTCCTTCACCCTTTTCATGCAAAGGTGCTTCTCCCTACCTCAATTCCACTGGTTTTGTCCTCTGACACAGTGTTGCTCCTCCTTTTCcaaccctgttttttttcccagttttttgaaaaacattttttcttctcttaCATCTCTCGCCTCATCAGCCCACTCTTTCCCACTCGCATCTGTTGGATCCACAGGATTCCCAGGAGCCCGTCAGGGGCCAGAAGGGTCCATGAATAAGTCATTAACAGGGGCCCCAAGACTCTGTGATCATCGCCAACCTGTTCAAAAACATGCTTCTCTGCCACCTCTCTCATTCCCTCAGCGCCCTTCTTTCTGCATCCATaagcaatgaaaataaaaaataaataaatcataaggCCAAGTGTGGGGTTTGCGTGTATTTACAGCTCAAGCTTTACAGCATTCATTGGCATCATGTGTGACATGGAGATGATGTTGTATTAGGTAGTGGTTCATTAACAttagtttttttgtatgtatcAACTTTTTGTTCagtaagggaaatgaatgaactaTTGAGGCAATACTTGCTTATGCatctaaatattttaatcaCAAAGTTAATTTTGTAAGCCAGCATTGGTGTCAaggagaatatttttttttaaacttggcggctaataataacaataatgactATAACTACTTACTATTCAAAGACATCTGATTATTTTGAATGTCTTCCGTGGCTGCACATGAAATTGTGTACATCAATGAAGCTCTTTTTTCTCACCCATGCTCAAAGAATATTGTTCATCAAAGTAAGGATATGACGCATACTGGGTAGCATCAAGTTGAAATCCTAAAAATAATAGGCTAGTGCCTGTATGTATATTCTATCTTAAATATCTATTTTGTTTCATGTCACGTACAGAAGCATTAATAATGAAGTTCCCCATTAGGTGGAAATTCTAATTAGATACAGTCGAGCAAAATTAAATGTAGGCAGGTTTTTTTATAGGCTATATTTGTCCTTTTCCTGTTTTACTTTGTGTTCTGTCTTACACTTTCTTCACTGTGTGATGGCAGACACCGTTGACTGACAAGCTTGTTTGGACGTGAAGTATCGGCAGAAAGCAGATGGTGCTGATTACTGCTGCATTTTAATATCTTGTAGTGTAGTGTCTGTCATCCATCGGACACCCATTTCAGTGAACACCAGCCAACCGGTGAATGCTATTGTAATTTCtactaaatattaataaaaaatattgtatatttgcattatttttaaattaacattagTCAATTACCTCctcttttattcatatttttttgttttttattgttggTGGCGTTAAAATTACGTACTCGATAATTGAGCCAAACTTTTTTTCACTGtccttttcatttcaattttacttTGTAACCTGATACTGTCGTCCCCGGGACTCAGCATTTGTATGATCGAAGTCACTTGTGTGTTTAACTGTGAAGTAGTAACATCAAATGCCATCTGTTGTAAGTCATCATATAACAAAAGGACCAATAAAATCCAAAGTAACCAACGACCTTCTAAACTTGACCCCAGCATGTTTTCTGGCATCTTTTTATCTTCGCTAACTCAGTATATCATTAAAATCCTCATATTCACTCTAACATGGaacccggtggcgcgagtgattagcacgtcggcctcatagctgtggggtcctgggttcaaatccaggtcacgtccatctgtgtggagtttgcatttctccccgggcctgcgtgggtttcctgcgggtactccggtttcctcccacattctaacaacatgcatggtaggctgattggtcactctaaattgcccctaggtatgagtgagtgtgcatggttgtccgtctccttgtgctcctgtctctggcccgaagtcatctgggataggctccagcactccctgcgaccctggtgaggataaagcggttcagaaaatgagatgagaatgagatgagatatatatgGCCACATATGGTTAAAATGATCTTGGCATTTAATATGCTGTCAGTACAGCCATGTTCAACCCATTTCCTGGTCTACACAAAGTAATGGGTAAAATACCAGAAACAAAATAGGGCTTCGATGCATTTAACCAATATATAAAGTATAATTATGTGGTCACAAGTGTAAGCGGGAGATAAGGGCTGGGGTTTATCACAACTTCATTATCCCAGACATTGTTATGTACTATTCTGGTtctaaaatgattcattttcagTTTCTGATAAAGCTTGTCATGAAAAACATGCCGATCAGCATTTTCAGGCTCAACTTCCTCTCTTtaactgtacacacacacaaactaaaTAGGGAaagtttttatttgtgcgtCACTTCTATTTACTCCTTTTTTGAGCTGAAAAACTTTCCCAACAAAGATGACaagtgggatttttcttaaactAATGAGAGAAAGTTCGGGAATATTAATAGTAAAAGAATGAATGATGCATCTGCTAGTTACTAACATTTTACAGTTATACATCCAAACATGCCGGCACCTAATTGAGGGATATTTTGCAAAGCAAAGCTGCCCACGAAATATCCATATTTTGATTCACGTCCATGCTTTTGAAACATTGCACAAGCCATACACTTTGACCAATTCTCACTGTTCTAACTTCAAAACGTCCCGAAAATTCAGACAACACAGGCTAGCAATtgc contains the following coding sequences:
- the LOC144075803 gene encoding ubiquitin-like FUBI-ribosomal protein eS30 fusion protein; its protein translation is MLLDDERQDTALSGCPDHSQRWLQGQIQARVQTIFPGHPLEDDASLNTGSLLRGKVQSSLVHGGKVRGQTRKVRFFFNLSQQIKEI